AGCCCGTGTTCAGACGGACCTGCCCCCGCTGGCCGCTCCCAGGCTGTGGAGTCCGTCAGCCCCCAACATGTACCGCGTGACGACGGAGCTGGTGGGCGAAGGGGGAAAAGTGCTGGACCGGGCGGAGAATCCCCTGGGCTTCCGCACCCTGGAGCTGACGGCGGACCGGGGCATGCTGATTAACGGGAAGCCCGTTTACCTGCAAGGAGCCAACGTGCACCAGGACCACGCAGGATGGGGGGATGCCGTGACGGACGCCGGAGCGCGCCGTGACGTGCTGCTGATGAAGAACGCCGGGTTCAATTTCATCCGCGGCTCCCATTACCCCCATTCCCCGGCTTTTCTGGACGCCTGCGACCGGGAGGGGATGTGCATGCTGAATGAAGGCATTTTCTGGGGCATGGGCGGTTTCAAGGAGCACGACAGGTACTGGAATTGCGACGCCTACCCCACGGACGAGAAGGACCGCGCCGCGTTTGAGGAGAGCTGCATGCGCCAGGTGAGGGAGATGGTGCTGCAATTCCGGAACCACCCTTCCATCGTCATCTGGAGCATCAGCAACGAACCGTTTTTTACCCGGCATACGCCGGAGGCCAGGGCCCTGTGCGGCAAGCTCATTGCCCTGGTGAAGGAGCTGGACCCGACGCGCCCCGTGTGCGCGGGAGGTGGCCAGCGCGGAAAATTCGACCAGCTGGGGGACATGGCCGCCTTTAACGGGGACGGCTCCCACGTGAAGACGCCCGGCAGGCCCAGCATGGTGACGGAGTACGGTTCCGTGAGCTGCAAGAGGCCGGGGGCGTATGCGCCGGGCTGGGGGGATATGAAGAAGGACAAGGAGGCGGGAGTGCGCTATCCCTGGCGCGTGGGGGAGGCGGTCTGGTGCGGTTTTGACCACGGCAGCATCTGGCCCTCCGGCGGCCGCATGGGCATTGTGGATTATTTCCGCATTCCCAAGCGGGCCTGGTACTGGTATAGGAATGAGTTCAGGAACATTCCCCCGCCGGAATGGCCCGTGAAGGGAACTCCGGCGCAGGTGAAGCTGTCCGCGGACAAGAAGGCCATCAGCCCGGCTGACGGCACGGACGACGTGCACGTGACCGTGAAGGTGGCGGATGCCTCCGGCAGGCAGGTAGCCAATGCCGTTCCGGTAACGCTCACGGTGGAGTCCGGCCCCGGGGAGTTTCCCACCGGCAAGAGCATCACGTTCACGCCCGGGACGGACATTGACCTCATTGACGGCTGCGCGGCTATTGAGTTCCGGTCTTATTACGCCGGGAAAACGGTCATCAAGGCGTCTTCCCCGGGATTGAAGGGGGACAGCATCCAGATTGTTTCCCGGAACGCCCCGGCGTACGTGGCGGGCAGGAGCGCGGAAACCCGGGAGAGGCCCTACAAGCGTTTTACCGCGCAGGAGAGGGACGCCCAGGTGGCGCGGTACGGGCAGTCCGGAACCGGAGCCGGAGAGAAGGCGAACCTGGCGGTTTTGAGGCCTTGTTCCGCTTCCTCCAATCTTCAGGACGCGATGAAGGCGTCCGATGGCGACGGCGCTTCCGCATGGGTGCCGTCCGCAGAAGACAGGGAGCCATGGTGGAGGCTGGACATGGAGTTTGAGTTCAGCCTGGACCGCGTGGAGGCGAAAGCCGCCGGAATATGGAAAGGGCAGCCTCCCGTGGTGCAGGTCAGCAAAGACGGCAAAACCTGGAAGGATGTGAAAACCGTTCTTCTGAAGGACGGGGCCGGATTGACCGCCGCGTGTTCCGGGGAGGCGAAGGCCAGGTATGTCCGCATCCGGCTGTCGCCGGGGCAGGGGATTGCGGAAGTGGCCGTGTGGCCGGCGGATGCCTCATGAGGGGGCCTGTTCCTCCGGAGCGGGGGGCTTTTTCCGGCTCCTCCGCGTGCCGGAGCTTCCGGAATCCTCCTCTGCCCGCTGGCGGCGCAGTTTGTCCCAGTATGCCAGCCGCTTGTTGATTTCCCGTTCAAAGCCCCGTTCCGGCGGCTTGTAGAACTGGCGGCGGGGCATTTTGTCCGGAAAGTAGTTCTGCCCGGAAAAGGCGTCCGGCGCGTCGTGGTCGTACGCGTAATTTTTTCCGTAGCCCAGCTCCTTCATCAATTTGGTGGGAGCGTTCAGGATGTGCGCCGGAGGCATCAGGGAGCCGTATTCCCTGGCCGCCTTCCGGGCCGCTCCCCAGGCGGTGTAGGCGCTGTTGGATTTGGGGGCGCAGCCCAGGTAGATGACCAGTTCCGCGATCGCCAGCTCTCCTTCCGGAGAGCCCAGGCGTTCATAGGTGTCCCATGCGGCAATGGCCATTTGCAGCGCGGCGGGGTCCGCCAGGCTGATGTCCTCCATGGCGAAGCGGGTGAGGCGGCGCAGCAGGTAGAGCGGGTCTTCCCCGCCCTGGAGCATGCGTGCGGCCCAGTACAGGGCGGCGTCCGTATCAGAGCCGCGCAGGGACTTGTGCAGGGCGCTGATGAGGTTGTAGTGGCCCTCCCGGTCCTTGTCGTAAACCGGGGCGCGCTGCTGGACGATTTTCAGCAGGGCCGGCGTGTCCAGCGTCTCGTCAGGCTTGCAGAGGTCAAAGACGCTTTCCATCAGGTTGATGAGGTAGCGGCCGTCTCCGCCCGCCAGTTCAATGAGGGTGGCGCGCGCTTCCGGGGCGAGCGGCAGCTTGCGCTGGAGAAGGGATTCCGCCCGCTCAATGATGCTTTCCAGCGCCGGAGCGTCCAGGGAATGCATGACGAAGACCTTGCAGCGGGAGAGAAGGGCGCTGTTCAGTTCAAAGGAGGGGTTTTCCGTGGTGGCGCCCACGAGCGTGACGGTTCCGTTTTCCACGTATGGCAGGAAGCCGTCCTGCTGGGCGCGGTTGAACCGGTGGATTTCATCCACGAAGAGGAGGGTTCCCTGGCCGTATTCCCGCCGTTTGGCGGCCTCGTCAAAGGCTTTCCTCAGATCCGCCATGCCCGAGAAGACGGCGGAGAGCGCGACGAAGTGCATGGACGTGCGCGTAGCCAGGATGCGCGCCAGCGTGGTTTTTCCGCAGCCGGGCGGCCCCCACAGGACGAAGCTGGTCAGCTTGCCGGAATCCGCCATGAGCCGGATGGGCCCTCCCTCCCCCAGCAGGTGGTCCTGGCCCACGATTTCCTCCAGGGCGGCCGGTCTCAGGCGGTCCGCCAGGGGCCGGTCCGCGAAGGCGGCAAACAGGCCCGGCGTGTCGTCTTTTTTCATGCTCATCATCATACGCCGCGGGAAAAAGGAAGGCAAGGGGCGCATCATGGCATTTCAGGCGGAGCGGACGGGCTGGCGTGTCATGGAGCGGGTGTTTTCCGGACTCTTTTAACGGGATTAAGGAAAAGGCGGGAAGAAAAGGAAAGACTCCCGGGAGAAGTGGTGTATACTGAATACGATGTTCCGCTATGTTTCCCCTGTATTCCTTTTCCTGCTCTCCGGAGTGTGCTGCATGCCCGTGAACGCGCAGGACCAGATCATTCCCCGGCCCGTATCCGTCAAGGTTGCGGACGGGAACGCGGCAAAGCCCGTGAAGCTGGATGGAGGCACGCGCATCGTGTGCCGGGAGAAGGACGCCGGGTTCCAGCGGCAGGCCCGGCTGCTGCAGCAGTTTTTATCACGCGGAACAGGACTGTCCCTGGCAGGGGCGGGGGGCGCAGAAACTATCCGCATTGAGAAGGATGCTTCCCTGAAACAGTACGGACCGGAGGCTTACCGGCTGGAGGCGGCGCCTGGAAATATCGTGATCAAGGCCGCTGCTCCAAAAGGGGTGTACTACGCCGGGCAGAGCCTGGCGCAGATGCTGCCTGCCGCGTTTTTTGACGGTGGAGCGGACAAGGGCGCCGTAAGCTGGACCGTGGCGGAGAAGCCTTTTTCCATGCTGGATTACCCGCGGTTTGCGTGGCGCGCCTTCATGCTGGATGAAGCGAGGCATTTTTTTGGAGAGGAGGAGGTGAAGAGGCTGATTGACCAGATGGGGCTTCTGAAAATGAATATCCTGCACTGGCATTTGTCCGACGATGCCGGATGGCGCGTCCAGATTAAAAAGTATCCCAAGCTGACCTCCATCGGCAGCAAGCGGAGAGACACGGAGATAGAGACGTGGGGGAGCGGCAAGTATGCGGGCAGGCCCCATGAAGGTTTTTATACGCAGGAGCAGATCAGGCGTATTGTGAGCTACGCGGCCGACCGGAACATAACGATTGTGCCGGAGATAGATATTCCGGGGCATTCCGCCGCCGCTACGTTTTCCTATCCGGAATTGAAGTTGTCCGCCAAGCCCGTGACGGAGATTCCCGTGAGCTTCAATGACGGAACTGCCTTTGATCCCACCAACGAGCGGACCTATCAGTTTCTGGGAGATGTCATGACGGAACTGGTCGCCCTGTTTCCCGGCGGCATCATCCACATCGGCGGGGACGAGGTGCGCTATAAGAAGTACTGGGCCGACGTACCCCACATTGAGCAGTTCATGAAGAAGAAGGGGATCAAGACATTCCCTGATCTTCAGATCATGTTTACGAACCGGATTTCCGGCATGCTGGCAAAGAAGGGAGTACGGATGATCGGATGGAATGAAATTCTGGGGTCCGACGTGCACAATGACGGCGGCCAGGGGGCCGCTCTGGGCAAGCTGGACGGTAAGGCCATTATTCATTTCTGGTGCGGGGCCGACAAAATAGCCGCCAAGGCGATCCGGGAAGGCCACCAGGTGGTCAATTCCACTTCCCGCATGACTTATATGAATAAGGATTACGGCCAGCTTCCCCTGTCCAAATCCTATTCCTTTGAACCCGTTTTTGCGGGGTTGAAGCCGAAAGAGCAGAAGAATGTCATCGGTCTTGGCTGCCAGGTCTGGACGGAGTGGATTGCGGATGTGGAAAAGCTGCACCGCCGCGTTTTTCCCCGCATAGCCGCTTATGCGGAGACGGGCTGGAGCCGGAAGGAGGACAAGGATTTTAAGGATTTCCAGAGGCGTCTGCCGGGGTATGAGAAGATTCTGGATGTCCTGAACATCAAGCACGGGGAAGGGAAGTAATCCAAATCACCCCGCAGCGGTCCACGCCCCGTTGCGCAGCGGCGTTTCTTCCGGCAGGGGCGTGTTGGGATTTTCCTTTCCGGCGGGGCTGTGCCCGGGCGATTGTTTTATGTCGTTCCGAGTGTTCGCGAAGGCGAGGGCGTGATCTCCGGAGATGCGGGCGCCTTGCATGAGGCGATGACTGTCTTTTTCCGAAGAGGCCATTTTCGCTTTCAGCTCCGGTCGGTGGGGGATGGAGCGTTTTTTCAGGAGGCCAGCCATTTTTAACGGTTGGTCACACTTTGGCATAGTGTCAACAAAAACGGGGAAACCGGCCTCCAACCAACCATGGGCCAGCAGTTTCAAAACCTGCCAATGCCCGCTTTTAGCAATTAAATATAGATTAATAAGGAGAATAAGACGATGTCCCTGATATCCTCGCATTATCATCAGCTGTATACGCCGGAAGACGCTGCCGTAGTTTTCATTGACCACCAGCCCCAAATGACCTTTGGCGTAGCCAACATCAACCGTGCCGATCTGATCAATAACGTCACCCTGCTGGCGAAGGCCGCCAAGCTGTTCCAGGTGCCCACCGTGATTACGGCCGTGGAAACGGAGGGCTTTTCCGGCTATGTCTGGCCCCAGCTCCTGGATATTTTTCCAGGCCAGCATGTCATTGAACGCACGTCCATGAATTCCTGGGATTCCGACGAGTTCCGGAAGGCCATCAAGGCGACGGGCCGCAAGAATATCCTCCTTACCGGGCTCTGGACGGAAGTGTGCGTCACGTGGCCGGCTATTGAGATGATCGGCGACGGTTATAACATTTACGTGGTGGAGGACTGCTGCGGCGCCACCTCCAAGGACGCCCAGAAAGCGGCCCTTTCCCGCATCGTCCAGGCGGGCGGCACGCGGCTGACGACCATCGGCGCCCTTCTGGAGTTCCAGCGCGACTGGAAGAACAAGGAACATTACGACGCCCTGATGAATCTGCTCAAGCAGCAGGGCGGCGCTTACGGCGTGGGCGTGGAGTACGCCTACACGATGGTTCACCATGCTCCCCAGTCCGCCCTGTCCCCGCAGGTGGTGAAGCATGACGCCTGATTGCCCGCAGAGTTTTTCCGGCGCTCCCTCCGTTAACACGGGGGTGCGCGCCGGAAGAAAAAACCTGAACATTCATCAGGCATGAACGCCATCAATCCTTCAGAGGAAGTGACCGTTGTGGTGCGCCGGCATATTCTGCCGGGGCATGAAGGCCAGTTTGAGCACGCCATGCGGGATTTCGTCAATTTTGTGCTGAGCTGCCCCGGGCATGTGGGCATCAGCGTCCTGCGGCCCTCCGACGGAAACGGGGAGTATGTGGTGGTGGACCGTTTCGCGAGCGCCGCCGCCAGAAAAGCCCTGGTTTCCTCCCCGGAGTACGAACGCTGGATGAAGCTGCTGGGAGCCCATACGGAAGGGGAGGCCCATATCCAGGAGATGAACGGCCTGGACGCCTGGTTGAACCAGCCGGGCACCCCGATGATGACGCCGCCGCGCTACAAGACGGCGGCGGCTACTTATCTGGGCGTGTGCCTGGTCATCTTTCTTCTGAACATTACCGTGGGAGGGCCCATCCGCGCCCTTTTGCCCGCATGGCTCTCCTTTTTCCTGTTCAACGCCTGTGTGGTGGCGCTGCTGACCTGGGTATTCATGCCGCTGATCAGCAGCATTCTGTCTCCCTGGCTTTTCAGGGCGCAGGCCGGAACCATTCCGGGAACAACCCCGAACCATGATGAAAACAATGAAAAACAATGATAAGGTTTACGCCGATTTGATGATCTCAAACGGCAACATAGCAACGCTGGATGAACGCGGAACGATGGCCCGCGCCGTCGCCGTCAAGGATGGAAAGATACTGGCCGTGGGGTCCGACGAGGACGTTGCCCAGTACAAGGGGCCGGATACCCAGGTGATCGACGCCGGGAAAAGGACCGTCATTCCCGGCCTGAACGATTCCCACTTGCACGTGATCCGCGGCGGCCTGAATTACAATATGGAACTGCGCTGGGACGGCGTGCCCTCCCTGGCGGACGCCATGCGCATGCTCAAGGAGCAGGCCCGCAGAACGCCGCCGGGACAGTGGGTGCGCGTGGTGGGCGGCTGGAGCGAGTTCCAGTTTGCCGAACGCCGGATGCCTACGCTGGAGGAGATTAATGAGGCGGCGCCGGATACGCCCGTTTTTGTGCTTCACCTGTACTGCCGCGCCATGCTCAACAAGGCCGCCCTGCGCGCCTGCGGGTATACGAAGGATACGCCCAACCCTCCGGGCGGGGAAATCCAGCACGACAGCGAGGGCAATCCCACCGGCCTGCTGATTGCGCGGCCAAATGCCACCATTCTTTACGCCACGCTGGCCAAGGGGCCCAAACTGCCCCTGGAACACCAGATCAATTCCACCCGGCATTTCATGAAAGAACTTAACCGCCTGGGCCTGACCAGCATCATTGACGCAGGAGGCGGCTATCAGAATTACCCGGAGGACTACCAGGTGATTGAAGAGCTGCACAAGCGCGGGGAAATGACCGTGCGGATTGC
The genomic region above belongs to Akkermansia massiliensis and contains:
- a CDS encoding glycoside hydrolase family 2 protein; the encoded protein is MRKMIAYMLGAAVLCLSAAGAETPVSVAGEAPAPCKRMVWNRGWEFRLEDEPGKSGWQTAHLPHTFSLPYFMSDSFYTGRGSYRKKLVMPEEWVGQKVFLDCGAAFQVAEVTVNGKAAGTHEGGYTAFRTDLTPFLKPGENWVEVRVDNRWSPRIAPRAGEHTFSGGLYRNVHLNVCSPVHLPAHGVWVQTPEVTPSCGKVRILTEVKNDSPEMKKFSVRHTVREEKGDRVVLRGEKPVELGAGKEARVQTDLPPLAAPRLWSPSAPNMYRVTTELVGEGGKVLDRAENPLGFRTLELTADRGMLINGKPVYLQGANVHQDHAGWGDAVTDAGARRDVLLMKNAGFNFIRGSHYPHSPAFLDACDREGMCMLNEGIFWGMGGFKEHDRYWNCDAYPTDEKDRAAFEESCMRQVREMVLQFRNHPSIVIWSISNEPFFTRHTPEARALCGKLIALVKELDPTRPVCAGGGQRGKFDQLGDMAAFNGDGSHVKTPGRPSMVTEYGSVSCKRPGAYAPGWGDMKKDKEAGVRYPWRVGEAVWCGFDHGSIWPSGGRMGIVDYFRIPKRAWYWYRNEFRNIPPPEWPVKGTPAQVKLSADKKAISPADGTDDVHVTVKVADASGRQVANAVPVTLTVESGPGEFPTGKSITFTPGTDIDLIDGCAAIEFRSYYAGKTVIKASSPGLKGDSIQIVSRNAPAYVAGRSAETRERPYKRFTAQERDAQVARYGQSGTGAGEKANLAVLRPCSASSNLQDAMKASDGDGASAWVPSAEDREPWWRLDMEFEFSLDRVEAKAAGIWKGQPPVVQVSKDGKTWKDVKTVLLKDGAGLTAACSGEAKARYVRIRLSPGQGIAEVAVWPADAS
- a CDS encoding replication-associated recombination protein A, which translates into the protein MSMKKDDTPGLFAAFADRPLADRLRPAALEEIVGQDHLLGEGGPIRLMADSGKLTSFVLWGPPGCGKTTLARILATRTSMHFVALSAVFSGMADLRKAFDEAAKRREYGQGTLLFVDEIHRFNRAQQDGFLPYVENGTVTLVGATTENPSFELNSALLSRCKVFVMHSLDAPALESIIERAESLLQRKLPLAPEARATLIELAGGDGRYLINLMESVFDLCKPDETLDTPALLKIVQQRAPVYDKDREGHYNLISALHKSLRGSDTDAALYWAARMLQGGEDPLYLLRRLTRFAMEDISLADPAALQMAIAAWDTYERLGSPEGELAIAELVIYLGCAPKSNSAYTAWGAARKAAREYGSLMPPAHILNAPTKLMKELGYGKNYAYDHDAPDAFSGQNYFPDKMPRRQFYKPPERGFEREINKRLAYWDKLRRQRAEEDSGSSGTRRSRKKPPAPEEQAPS
- a CDS encoding beta-N-acetylhexosaminidase, whose translation is MFRYVSPVFLFLLSGVCCMPVNAQDQIIPRPVSVKVADGNAAKPVKLDGGTRIVCREKDAGFQRQARLLQQFLSRGTGLSLAGAGGAETIRIEKDASLKQYGPEAYRLEAAPGNIVIKAAAPKGVYYAGQSLAQMLPAAFFDGGADKGAVSWTVAEKPFSMLDYPRFAWRAFMLDEARHFFGEEEVKRLIDQMGLLKMNILHWHLSDDAGWRVQIKKYPKLTSIGSKRRDTEIETWGSGKYAGRPHEGFYTQEQIRRIVSYAADRNITIVPEIDIPGHSAAATFSYPELKLSAKPVTEIPVSFNDGTAFDPTNERTYQFLGDVMTELVALFPGGIIHIGGDEVRYKKYWADVPHIEQFMKKKGIKTFPDLQIMFTNRISGMLAKKGVRMIGWNEILGSDVHNDGGQGAALGKLDGKAIIHFWCGADKIAAKAIREGHQVVNSTSRMTYMNKDYGQLPLSKSYSFEPVFAGLKPKEQKNVIGLGCQVWTEWIADVEKLHRRVFPRIAAYAETGWSRKEDKDFKDFQRRLPGYEKILDVLNIKHGEGK
- a CDS encoding hydrolase, whose translation is MSLISSHYHQLYTPEDAAVVFIDHQPQMTFGVANINRADLINNVTLLAKAAKLFQVPTVITAVETEGFSGYVWPQLLDIFPGQHVIERTSMNSWDSDEFRKAIKATGRKNILLTGLWTEVCVTWPAIEMIGDGYNIYVVEDCCGATSKDAQKAALSRIVQAGGTRLTTIGALLEFQRDWKNKEHYDALMNLLKQQGGAYGVGVEYAYTMVHHAPQSALSPQVVKHDA
- a CDS encoding antibiotic biosynthesis monooxygenase, producing MNAINPSEEVTVVVRRHILPGHEGQFEHAMRDFVNFVLSCPGHVGISVLRPSDGNGEYVVVDRFASAAARKALVSSPEYERWMKLLGAHTEGEAHIQEMNGLDAWLNQPGTPMMTPPRYKTAAATYLGVCLVIFLLNITVGGPIRALLPAWLSFFLFNACVVALLTWVFMPLISSILSPWLFRAQAGTIPGTTPNHDENNEKQ